GCCGTAGCAGCTGCGAACCGGTCCGGATCGCGAGCGGGCCAAAGCGCGCGCCGGGCCGATAGGAGACGCCAGCATCAAAGGGAGCGCCAACGATGGCGATTCCGGCAGCACCTACTTCGGCCAAGGTGGGGAGACGAGCAAAGGTGGTCGAGTTGGAGAAGCGAGGCTCCTGAAGTGAGTTGCGTGGTCCGATGGGTTCCATTGGTGACTCCTTGGGGTTGATGGGCCGAACGGTTGACTTTGATGATCGATGTTGGCGATCGACTTCACTGCCTACTAGCCTAGAACCCGTGGCAATCCTCGCTATCCGAACCATTGGTGACCAGGTTCTCGCGAACCGGTCGACTGAAATTGAAACCTTCGACGCTGCCCTTCAGCGGTTGATCGACGATATGTTTGAGACGATGTACGATGCGCCAGGGGTCGGTCTCGCCGGTCCCCAGGTTGGCGTGGGTAAGCGCCTATTCGTCTACGACGCCGGCGACGGCCCCGAGGTCTTTATCAACCCTGAACTCATCGTCGCTGACGGTGATTGGGTCTACGAAGAGGGATGCCTCTCGGTACCGAACTACTGGTGGGAGATCCATCGGCCGGGACATGTGGTGATGCGTGGTCTGGATCGAGACGGGAAGCCCCAGGAGGTTGAGGGAGAAGGTCTGCTCGGACGGGTACTCCAGCATGAGTACGACCATCTGGAGGGCAAGTTGCTCATCACACGACTCACGGACGAGGAGCGCAAAGCCTTTCACCGCACTATGCGAGAGAAGCTGATCGACTCCTAAGCGTGCGCATCGTATTCTTTGGAACCGGCGCAGTCTCTACTGCGTATCTCACGACGCTCCTGGATGGCGGTTTCGATGTGGTTGCGGTGGTGACAAAGCAGCCAAAGCGACGCACCAGGAATGGCTCGCCAGAACCGACGCCGGTTGCCCAGATCGGTATGCAGGCTGGCCTGAATGTTTTGACGACGCTCGGCGATCTCGGAGATCTTGCCTTCGATCTCGGTGTCGTCGTATCGTATGGTCGGATACTGCCAGCGGCGTTGGTGGATGCGCACCCGTTGCTCAATGTTCACTACTCGCTCCTCCCTGCTTTTCGGGGAGCGGCCCCAGTCGAGCGCTCAGTGCTCGCTGGCGGGTTGGCCAGTGGGGTAACGTTGATGCGTCTCGTCCACGAGATGGATGCGGGGCCAGTCTATGCAGCTCAGCCGGTCGAGATCGAGGGTCTAGGATTGAGCGAGGCCTATGCACGGTTGACTGCGGCGGGTTGTCAGCTGATGGGTGACTGGCTTGTCCGCCGTGATAGTTGGCTTGAGGAGGCGGCCCAACCCCAGGTAGGCTTGGCAACCTACGCCCCAAAGATCACCGATGGGGACCTTCTCATCAGGAGTTATGAGTCAGCGCTGCAGGGTTATCGCCGTCATCTGCTGGGGCGGGCCTACTTCTACGCTGGTCCCAAGCGGATACGCCTCGTCAAGGCCCACATCGAGGAGGGAGAGACGGGTTCTTCACTCGGCACCATCGTCGAGGGCAAGATCCAGATGGCCAAGGGGCTGTTGGTTCCAGAACTGGTGCGACCTGAGGGTCGATCGACGATGAGTTTTGCCGATTTTCTCCGGGGTAGCGCGGTCGAACGCATCGGTACCCGCCCCGAGCAATAGTGCCATCGCTGGGGCGATGCGCCGCCATTGTCCCGATCACTGCACCTACCCTTTGGCGAGCACAGTCGAACCAATAGGAGCAGTGCCGCGAGAGAGGAACCACGAGGTTTGCGCGCTGAGCGAAGGCGAGAACCTTTGGTTCTCTGGAAGATAGTGCCGGGCCGCGCCAACGAGCACCCTGGCTATGAGTGGCGTATACTTGGGTAGCTATCCTGGGGAACGGCTGGATGGCCGTTCGTCCTGGCTTGTGTTGGACCCGGTCATCTCGGAGTGATCAACGACAGAGGTGAGATCACGCTGAGGGCGGTCGGTGATCGATCTGCCCCCTGTTCAATCGGTAGCGAGACGGATTGGCTTGGCGAACGGTTGTCATCGCGGCGATTTGCTAGTCGAACCTTGACAGACAGAGGGCGCTAGGCCAGAGACAACACCAGGACGCACGAAGACAAGAGAGCACGACAACAAAGAGGGTACTGTGGTAGAGGGGAGGCACGGCAGAAGCGCCGTGCCAGTATTGGAGGATGCAGTCGATGCCAGCGGTCAAGATAGTGACAGTCTCTGATGGAGTGATCGCCGGGACGCGCGAGGATCGCTCCGGCCAGGCACTCCATGAGCGCCTCAGCGGTCTTGGGTACGAGGTCGCGGACCGAATAGCCGTCGCGGATGGCGCTGAGAATGTAGCCTCGACTCTCCGGGGTGCAGCTGCCGGATTTGCGGGATTGATCGTGACCACAGGAGGTACCGGGTTTGGTCCCCGTGATCTCACCCCGGAGGGCACACGAGAGGTGCTCGATCGTCTTGCTCCCGGTCTCGCGGAGCAGATGCGTGCGGCGAGTCCGCTGGGCGGGCTCTCACGCGGGGTTGCGGGAACTCTTGGATCCTGCTTGATTTTGAATCTACCGGGTTCTCCACGTGGAGCGATCGAGTCACTCGATGCGGTCGCACCCCTACTGGAGCATGCCCTTGGGCTCATTGCGGGGGGCGATACCGAGCATCCTGTCTCCAGCCGATGAACGATACTGAATTGATGAGGCGGGCCCTCGCCTTGGGTCGGCGTGCGCGTCACGGATCGCCTCCAAACCCTTGGGTCGGTGCGGTCGTCGTGGCGGATGGAGGGGTCGTTGGGGAGGGTTGGACCCAACCCCTGGGTGGTCCCCATGCCGAGGTCGTCGCACTTGGCGAGGCCGGTGAGCGGGCTAAAGGGGCGACGATGTACGTGACCTTAGAGCCCTGTTCTCATCATGGGCGGACGCCACCGTGTGTTGATGCGATCGTGGCCGCTGGAATACGTCGGGTGGTTGCCTCGATCGTCGACCCCGATCCGCGGGTGGCAGGGCGTGGTTTTCTTGCCCTGCGAAGAGCAGGCGTGGCGGTTGAGGTTGGGGTGGAGTCCACCCAGAGCGTGCAAGAACTCATCCCGTACCTCGTGCAGCGACGCCTTGGCAGACCCTGGGTCCGGGCTAAGGTGGCGATGACCCTTGATGGGAGGGTGGCCGATCGAACCGGAGCCTCACAATGGATTACCTCTCCAGCGGCACGAGATCGCGGGCATGAACTTCGGGCGGAGTCCCAGGCGGTCGTCGTAGGGGCCGAAACGATGGAGGCGGATCATCCACTCCTGACCGCTCGGCCTGGAGGTGGTGAAGCCCCAACTCAGCCAGAACGGTGGGTTTTTGCTCATCGGAGCCTCTCGTATTGCACCCCAGGCGTCCAGGTGAGCACCGCTGCACCCCAGGAGTTCCTCGACGATCTGGGCTCGCGTGGAGTGTTGAGTGTCCTCATCGAGGGTGGACCGACGCTTCATGGCTCCTTCTTTGCTGAAGGCCTCGTTGATGAGGTTTATGTCTATCTCGCTCCGATGATCTTTGGTGATGATGAGGCAAAGGCTGCCTTCCATCTGCCCATCGGTCGACTCCTGGTCGATCCGATGCAGCTGATCCCCATGGGAATGCAATCGGTGGGTGCCGACATCGAATTGCGCTTTTGGAGCGGGCGGGCCAATACCGTGGCCGCTGCACTGAACGCTGAGCTTAGCCATGAGAGCGTTTCCGATGTGGACCAGTCGGGAGCTCATATACGTGAAGGAGCCAGTGTTTTGCCCCAGTGGTCATCCATTGGTGAGTGTTCCACCCACACCTCCTCCCCCGATGAGGCCTGAGTGTGTCGTCGGCGTCGCCGACTAGCGTTCATGTGGTGAGCTGCGACTAGCTGGTTGAGTACGGCTCCCTCAGGTTGGTAGACAACGCCAATGCTCGGCCAAGGATGAGAGACCTCTCGCAAGGGCGACGCCGTGAACTCTGTGTTCGCGATAGTAAGGCAAGCGGTGGGTCTGCATCGCGGACCCTGGGTGCCGACGCTCGGTCCTTCTTGGGGCGTCTTGTCGAGAAGGGATATACACCAGTGCTTGTAACGGAATGTAAGTTCGCTTTGCTGAAACCATGAATACACGTACTACTACTATCCGCCTCCCCGGC
The window above is part of the Ferrimicrobium sp. genome. Proteins encoded here:
- the def gene encoding peptide deformylase, which produces MAILAIRTIGDQVLANRSTEIETFDAALQRLIDDMFETMYDAPGVGLAGPQVGVGKRLFVYDAGDGPEVFINPELIVADGDWVYEEGCLSVPNYWWEIHRPGHVVMRGLDRDGKPQEVEGEGLLGRVLQHEYDHLEGKLLITRLTDEERKAFHRTMREKLIDS
- a CDS encoding methionyl-tRNA formyltransferase, producing MRIVFFGTGAVSTAYLTTLLDGGFDVVAVVTKQPKRRTRNGSPEPTPVAQIGMQAGLNVLTTLGDLGDLAFDLGVVVSYGRILPAALVDAHPLLNVHYSLLPAFRGAAPVERSVLAGGLASGVTLMRLVHEMDAGPVYAAQPVEIEGLGLSEAYARLTAAGCQLMGDWLVRRDSWLEEAAQPQVGLATYAPKITDGDLLIRSYESALQGYRRHLLGRAYFYAGPKRIRLVKAHIEEGETGSSLGTIVEGKIQMAKGLLVPELVRPEGRSTMSFADFLRGSAVERIGTRPEQ
- a CDS encoding MogA/MoaB family molybdenum cofactor biosynthesis protein; translation: MPAVKIVTVSDGVIAGTREDRSGQALHERLSGLGYEVADRIAVADGAENVASTLRGAAAGFAGLIVTTGGTGFGPRDLTPEGTREVLDRLAPGLAEQMRAASPLGGLSRGVAGTLGSCLILNLPGSPRGAIESLDAVAPLLEHALGLIAGGDTEHPVSSR
- the ribD gene encoding bifunctional diaminohydroxyphosphoribosylaminopyrimidine deaminase/5-amino-6-(5-phosphoribosylamino)uracil reductase RibD; its protein translation is MNDTELMRRALALGRRARHGSPPNPWVGAVVVADGGVVGEGWTQPLGGPHAEVVALGEAGERAKGATMYVTLEPCSHHGRTPPCVDAIVAAGIRRVVASIVDPDPRVAGRGFLALRRAGVAVEVGVESTQSVQELIPYLVQRRLGRPWVRAKVAMTLDGRVADRTGASQWITSPAARDRGHELRAESQAVVVGAETMEADHPLLTARPGGGEAPTQPERWVFAHRSLSYCTPGVQVSTAAPQEFLDDLGSRGVLSVLIEGGPTLHGSFFAEGLVDEVYVYLAPMIFGDDEAKAAFHLPIGRLLVDPMQLIPMGMQSVGADIELRFWSGRANTVAAALNAELSHESVSDVDQSGAHIREGASVLPQWSSIGECSTHTSSPDEA